CAACGGCCAGATCGCCGAGGCCTTGTTCATCAGCCGCAAGACGGCCAGCGTCCACGTCAGCAACATCCTGGCCAAGCTGGGCGTGCACACCAGGACCGAGGCGGCGGCCGCGGCCCACCGCCTCGGTCTGGACGACGCCCCGGCTAGGTGGCCGTGACCGTCACCGTCCGGGTCGTGCTGGCCGACCTGCCCCAGCCGTCGGTGACGGTGAGGGTCACCGTGTAGGTGCCGGCCGCCGGGAAGGTGTGCGAGCTCGCCGAGCTGGTGCTGCTCGTCCCGTCACCGAAGCTCCACAGGTAGCTGAAGGTGTCGCCGGTGTTGGGGTCGGCCGACCCCACGCCGCTGATGTTGCAGACCAGCCCGGCGCAGGCCGGCGGGTTGATCACCGGGGTCGGGGCGACGTTGCCGGCCGGCTCGGTGATGGTCACCGTGCGGGTGGTGGTGCCGGTCAGGCCGTACTCGTCGCGCACGGTCAGGGTCACCGTGTAGGTGTTGGCGCTGGTGTAGGTGTGGCTCGGCACCGGGCCCGACCCGGTCCGGCCGTTGCCGAAGTTCCACGAGTAGGTGAGCGTGGGCGCGTTCTCGTCGGTCGAGCCCCGGCCGTCGAAGCCGCACACGTTCTGGGCGCAGGAGACGGTGAAGCTGGCCGTCGGGGCGACGTTGCCGGCCGGGGCCGACACCGTCACGTTCACCTGGCGGGGGATCGGCTGGACCTGGCCGTAGGCGTCGACCGCGCGCGTCCGCACCGAGTAGGCCCCCGACGGGATCACCGGCGTGGTGTAGGAGTAGTTCGACCCCGGGGTGCCGGGGCTGTTGAGGAAGGCCGACCGCCAGCTCTCGCTGGTGCTGGTGAAGCTGCCGCTGGAGCTCATGTACTGGCCGGCGCTGTTGACGATCGCGACCTGGACCGAGCCCATGGCGGTGTCGTCCTCGGCCCGGCCGCTGACGAAGATCCGCGCCTCGGTGAAGGCGGTGCCCTCGGTCGGGGAGGCCAGGTTCTCGTTCAGCCACGGGTCGAGGTCGCCGGGGTAGACCAGGTACCTGGCCGTTGCCCCCGAGGTCGAGGTGTCCTGCTGGCCGGCCGTGTCGATGGCGAACGCGGTCACGGCGAACTCACCCTTGGTCGGCAGGTCGACCGCGAGCGTGAAGGACGTGGTGGTGCCGTCGGGCGTGCCCAGGCTGGCCGGGAGGGTGGCGAAGGCGGCCGCCATGGTGCCGTTGGGCTGCACGTAGCGGCCCGTGTCCTGGTCCTCCAGGGCGATCCGGACGGCGGCCACGCCCTTGTCGTCGGTGGCGGTGCCGGTCAGGTCCAGGTGGAGCGTCTCGATGCTCGAGTCGGTGCCGGTGAAGGTCAGCCGGCCGTCGGGGAACGCGTCCCCGGCCACCTGGGCGTTGATGGTGAGGCGGCCCTGGTTGGTCGACGAGGTGGTCAGGCCGATCTCGTCGGTGGCCCGGACGCTGAATGAGTACTGGCCCGGGGTCAGGTTGAACGGCGTCTGGTAGCTCCAGTTGTAGCTGGTGGCGTTGATGCTGTTCGTGTTGAGCCGGTACCAGTCCTGGACCACGTCGGTGCCCCAGGTCCCGTCGGAGGCCAGCTGCTCCCGGGTGGTGTTGTTGCGCAGCGAGATCTCGACGCTGACCAGGTCGTCGGTGTCGTTGGCGGTGCCGCTGAAGG
This portion of the Actinomycetota bacterium genome encodes:
- a CDS encoding LuxR C-terminal-related transcriptional regulator — protein: MAEALFISRKTASVHVSNILAKLGVHTRTEAAAAAHRLGLDDAPARWP